In one window of Pseudodesulfovibrio sediminis DNA:
- a CDS encoding amino acid ABC transporter ATP-binding protein: MISFKSVNKWYGDFQVLKNINLDIAKGEVVVVCGPSGSGKSTMIRCINRLEPIQDGDITVDGMNVSDPRTNMTLLRAEVGFVFQQFNLYPHMTVIDNITLAPTMVRGMSRGEATAIGMELLKKVDIPDKAGAYPSQLSGGQQQRVAIARGLAMQPKIMLFDEPTSALDPEMINEVLDVMKSLAREGMTMICVTHEMGFAREVADRVIFMDEGLLIEQNTPEEFFNNPQSDRTKDFLSKILSH, from the coding sequence GTGATTTCTTTCAAAAGCGTCAATAAATGGTACGGGGATTTTCAGGTCCTCAAAAATATCAACCTCGATATCGCAAAAGGCGAAGTTGTCGTTGTCTGCGGCCCGTCCGGGTCAGGCAAGTCCACGATGATTCGGTGTATTAATCGCCTGGAACCCATTCAGGATGGCGACATCACTGTAGATGGGATGAATGTGTCCGATCCGAGAACCAACATGACCCTGTTACGCGCCGAAGTCGGCTTCGTGTTCCAGCAGTTCAACCTCTACCCGCACATGACAGTCATCGACAACATCACGCTGGCCCCCACCATGGTCCGCGGCATGAGCCGGGGCGAAGCCACTGCCATCGGCATGGAACTGCTCAAGAAGGTGGACATCCCGGACAAGGCAGGTGCCTATCCGTCACAGCTCTCTGGTGGTCAGCAGCAGCGTGTCGCCATCGCTCGCGGCCTGGCCATGCAGCCGAAGATCATGCTGTTTGACGAGCCGACCTCGGCACTTGACCCGGAAATGATCAACGAAGTGCTGGATGTCATGAAATCGCTTGCTCGCGAGGGTATGACCATGATCTGCGTCACCCACGAAATGGGCTTTGCGCGCGAAGTTGCGGACCGTGTCATCTTCATGGACGAAGGCCTGCTCATCGAACAAAACACCCCTGAGGAATTCTTTAACAATCCTCAGAGCGACCGGACTAAAGACTTTCTCAGCAAGATTCTCAGCCATTAG
- a CDS encoding L-serine ammonia-lyase: MPPITTSIFELFKIGPGPSSSHTIAPMKAGFDFMERIRALPKEQRMAADTLEIRLFGSLSATGDGHGTRRAVMAGLLGYQPDTCHPNVLEEVEKSCQDFELDIDGKVLTYCPANILFDAVQHDYPHSNTMVFALKAGETILLDTTYYSVGGGFLRWEGWQEPEYGAPAYPYKNMAQLKEHLRTHSIRLHELMLANETAITGMSEAEIYAGLDHIVEVMDRAVEQGIQTTGVLPGPIGLHRKAAIMYSQAKEEHFQGPGFVKAINAYAMAASEENASGHCVVTAPTCGAAGVIPAIIFMLKRQMGALSDEIRQGLLAASAIGFLCKHNASISGAEVGCQGEVGVASAMAAALLAYARGYKFQVTENAAEIAMEHHLGLTCDPVGGFVQIPCIERNAMGAIKAYNAYLIASTLDESYQKVNLDKAIEAMAQTGRDMSRKYKETSMAGLAQSMTEC; the protein is encoded by the coding sequence ATGCCGCCCATAACTACATCCATATTTGAACTCTTCAAAATCGGACCCGGCCCATCCAGTTCGCACACCATCGCCCCCATGAAGGCCGGATTTGACTTCATGGAACGCATCCGCGCTCTGCCCAAAGAACAGCGAATGGCTGCCGACACGCTTGAAATCCGCCTTTTTGGTTCTTTGTCGGCCACTGGCGACGGGCATGGTACCCGCCGCGCCGTCATGGCCGGTCTGCTCGGCTACCAGCCCGACACCTGCCATCCCAATGTATTGGAAGAGGTGGAAAAGTCCTGTCAGGACTTTGAACTGGATATCGACGGCAAGGTACTCACATACTGCCCGGCCAATATACTCTTTGATGCGGTTCAGCATGACTATCCGCACTCCAACACCATGGTCTTTGCCCTGAAGGCCGGAGAGACTATCCTTTTGGATACGACCTACTACTCTGTGGGCGGCGGCTTTCTGCGCTGGGAAGGATGGCAGGAACCGGAGTACGGTGCCCCGGCCTATCCCTACAAGAACATGGCGCAACTCAAGGAACACCTCCGCACACACTCCATCCGCCTGCACGAATTGATGCTGGCCAACGAGACAGCCATTACCGGCATGTCGGAAGCTGAAATATATGCGGGTCTCGATCACATCGTCGAGGTGATGGATCGAGCCGTGGAACAAGGCATACAAACTACAGGTGTTCTGCCCGGTCCCATAGGACTCCATCGCAAGGCTGCCATCATGTACTCGCAGGCCAAGGAAGAACACTTTCAGGGGCCGGGCTTTGTCAAGGCGATCAACGCATACGCCATGGCCGCATCTGAGGAGAACGCGTCAGGGCATTGCGTGGTCACTGCTCCGACTTGCGGAGCCGCAGGCGTCATTCCTGCCATTATTTTCATGCTCAAACGACAGATGGGCGCACTTTCAGACGAAATTCGACAGGGACTCCTCGCCGCTAGCGCCATAGGATTCCTGTGCAAGCACAACGCCTCCATCTCTGGGGCCGAGGTCGGTTGTCAGGGCGAAGTCGGCGTGGCCTCGGCCATGGCGGCAGCACTGCTCGCGTATGCCCGCGGATATAAGTTCCAGGTCACTGAAAATGCAGCGGAAATAGCAATGGAACATCACCTGGGACTCACCTGTGACCCGGTGGGCGGCTTCGTACAGATACCGTGTATTGAACGGAATGCCATGGGAGCGATCAAGGCATACAACGCCTATCTGATCGCTTCCACGCTGGATGAATCCTATCAAAAGGTAAACCTGGACAAAGCCATCGAAGCCATGGCCCAGACAGGACGCGATATGTCCAGAAAGTATAAGGAAACGTCCATGGCCGGTTTGGCCCAATCCATGACGGAGTGTTAA
- a CDS encoding glycosyltransferase family 2 protein — protein MDLLQIGTTGHNHLLAAAQKSFRLAEKAETAQDASKAIGAGARLFCMAWTEFPLNGPLAGELVRLSQIIPAFQKLLTPEAVRLAGAVAQKMRGEGDPEMQELFVSGDVEAMSARMEKGLKGRNPLSIVQQAMTFQGVLSRWDWLESFLTRLVVPMEPDIATFLLAGVHVSNGRFAQAVALYEELLLRFAVPGMRYRLATALAGAGDKERSLALLGDVLTDFPEHTSALLFMDSLVFPAKRATRLDGKCVVSIYSYNKAEALARTLDSVLASDLSDTVGDVRIRVLINGSEDDSLRVAEAAKERFNGHMDVVSLPVNIGAPAARNWLLDAARKDGAQWITYLDDDVLVPSDWLLGLASGTEEFPQAGVWGCRVMDATSPTLIQHGDGFLLGQEDAKSRGYAVVMQEPLTECAMPSQFGYRRHAASVTGCCHLFKVETLIRHRGFDLLYSPSQFDDLDLDLRLLRAGTPAAYLGDVAIRHLRVSDYVREPSQAAVRQGENHRAVLEGRHAEHLDILLRTQAAFVTADIDAKRTRLQEAGVLPITISENLSTCASA, from the coding sequence ATGGATTTATTACAGATTGGGACAACGGGGCATAACCACCTTCTGGCAGCCGCACAGAAATCATTTCGTCTGGCTGAAAAAGCCGAGACCGCACAGGACGCATCCAAAGCGATCGGAGCCGGTGCCCGGCTTTTTTGTATGGCTTGGACTGAATTCCCACTCAACGGGCCTCTTGCTGGAGAATTGGTTCGGCTTTCACAGATTATCCCTGCATTTCAGAAATTGCTTACCCCTGAAGCCGTGCGTCTTGCCGGCGCTGTTGCACAAAAGATGCGCGGTGAGGGCGACCCGGAAATGCAGGAGTTGTTCGTCAGTGGTGACGTGGAGGCCATGAGTGCCCGCATGGAAAAAGGGCTCAAGGGGCGCAATCCTTTGTCGATTGTTCAGCAGGCCATGACCTTCCAAGGGGTTTTGTCCCGGTGGGATTGGCTTGAATCTTTCCTGACTCGTCTGGTTGTTCCCATGGAGCCGGATATTGCCACTTTTTTGCTGGCCGGAGTCCATGTCTCAAATGGTCGGTTTGCTCAGGCTGTTGCCCTGTATGAGGAACTGCTGCTTCGATTCGCTGTGCCCGGGATGCGTTACCGTTTGGCCACAGCCCTCGCCGGTGCCGGAGACAAGGAACGAAGCCTGGCGTTGCTTGGTGATGTGTTGACTGATTTTCCTGAACACACCTCTGCATTGCTTTTTATGGATAGCCTCGTCTTTCCTGCGAAACGGGCCACTCGTCTGGATGGCAAATGCGTGGTCAGTATCTATTCGTATAACAAGGCCGAAGCATTGGCCCGGACCCTGGACAGCGTGCTCGCTTCCGATCTGAGTGACACGGTGGGCGATGTGCGTATTCGCGTGCTCATCAATGGCAGTGAGGATGACAGCCTGCGTGTGGCCGAGGCCGCGAAGGAGCGATTCAATGGACATATGGACGTGGTCTCCCTGCCGGTTAATATCGGTGCACCGGCCGCACGAAACTGGTTGCTCGATGCGGCCCGAAAAGATGGAGCACAGTGGATAACCTATTTGGATGACGATGTTCTGGTGCCTTCGGATTGGTTGCTTGGCCTCGCGTCCGGTACTGAAGAATTCCCTCAAGCCGGAGTATGGGGCTGCCGCGTGATGGATGCGACTTCGCCGACCCTGATTCAACACGGTGACGGTTTTTTGCTTGGACAGGAGGACGCCAAAAGCCGGGGGTATGCGGTCGTGATGCAGGAACCGCTCACAGAGTGCGCGATGCCGTCGCAGTTCGGGTATAGACGGCATGCGGCATCGGTCACAGGCTGTTGCCACCTGTTCAAAGTGGAGACGCTCATACGCCACAGAGGATTTGATCTGCTCTATTCTCCCAGTCAGTTCGATGATCTGGATCTGGACCTCCGGTTGCTTCGGGCGGGCACTCCGGCAGCGTATCTCGGAGATGTCGCAATCAGGCATTTGCGTGTCTCGGATTATGTCAGAGAGCCGTCACAGGCCGCGGTCAGACAAGGCGAAAACCACAGGGCCGTGCTGGAAGGGAGACATGCCGAGCATCTGGATATATTGCTGCGGACGCAGGCTGCATTCGTTACAGCGGATATTGATGCAAAGAGGACACGTCTTCAAGAGGCGGGGGTGCTGCCCATTACAATTTCAGAAAATCTGTCGACCTGCGCCTCTGCTTGA
- a CDS encoding succinylglutamate desuccinylase/aspartoacylase family protein, protein MARRPIEIGGQTIAPGTQKTVVLPVPDTYLRQGSGMPVHVFHGRREGPSLFVCAAIHGDELNGIEIVRQLTGLKRLSKLAGTLYAIPVVNIYGFISNTRYLPDRRDLNRFFPGKIGGSLASELALVLFDNIVTQCQYGIDLHTGSNHRTNLPQVRGNMDDEVVLHMAEAFGSPIALNIDGTEGTLRSAAEACGVKTLLYEAGEALCFDEFSIRAGVRGITSVMEYLGMLAKRKATKRRKVALQVAHDRTWCRASASGLFRGKAKLGERVKKGEILGTIHDPFRNESFELISPKSGMVIGTQSLPSVYKGDAIMHIACFETLSQAEAQVDRFSEIVMGSTPAS, encoded by the coding sequence ATGGCACGACGTCCTATTGAAATAGGTGGGCAAACCATTGCCCCCGGCACACAGAAAACAGTCGTACTGCCGGTACCGGACACATATTTGCGGCAAGGCTCTGGCATGCCCGTGCATGTCTTCCATGGTCGCCGTGAAGGCCCGAGTCTGTTTGTCTGTGCCGCTATCCATGGAGACGAACTCAACGGCATTGAAATCGTCCGTCAACTGACCGGATTGAAACGGCTCTCCAAACTCGCGGGGACACTCTACGCCATCCCTGTCGTCAACATATACGGATTCATATCCAATACGCGCTACTTGCCGGACAGACGGGATCTGAACCGTTTCTTCCCGGGGAAAATCGGCGGTTCTCTTGCCTCCGAACTGGCTCTGGTCCTGTTCGACAACATCGTCACACAGTGTCAATACGGTATTGACCTGCACACCGGCTCGAACCACAGGACCAACCTCCCCCAGGTGCGCGGCAACATGGATGATGAAGTCGTGCTGCACATGGCGGAAGCATTCGGCTCCCCCATCGCCTTGAACATTGACGGGACAGAGGGCACATTGCGCTCCGCTGCCGAAGCCTGTGGAGTGAAAACACTGCTCTATGAAGCAGGAGAAGCACTCTGCTTTGATGAATTTTCCATCCGGGCCGGGGTCCGGGGAATCACTTCGGTCATGGAATATCTCGGCATGCTTGCCAAAAGAAAAGCCACAAAACGCAGAAAAGTCGCACTTCAGGTCGCCCATGACCGGACATGGTGTCGCGCTTCAGCAAGCGGTCTCTTCCGTGGCAAAGCCAAGTTAGGCGAACGTGTCAAAAAAGGGGAGATTCTGGGAACAATACATGACCCGTTCAGAAATGAATCCTTTGAACTCATCTCCCCCAAAAGTGGAATGGTCATTGGCACTCAATCACTCCCTTCGGTCTACAAGGGAGACGCGATAATGCATATTGCCTGCTTTGAAACTCTCTCTCAAGCAGAGGCGCAGGTCGACAGATTTTCTGAAATTGTAATGGGCAGCACCCCCGCCTCTTGA
- the rimK gene encoding 30S ribosomal protein S6--L-glutamate ligase: MKIVILSRKSSLYSTSALVEAGIKAGHEIEVINPLRCYMNITSHNPSIHYKGKRVEGVDAVIPRIGASITFFGTAVVRQFEMMDVYSVNESIAITRSRDKLRSLQLLSRKGIGLPVTGFASSTKFTGDLIDMVGGAPLVVKLIEGTQGIGVVLAENRQAAESVIQAFQGLKANILVQEYINESKGSDIRCFVVGGKVVASMKRTAAGDEFRSNIHRGGSAIPVKITPEERSTAVRAAKIMGLNICGVDLLRSNHGPVVMEVNSSPGLEGIEKATGIDIAAKIITFIEKNAKPGKTKTRGKG; encoded by the coding sequence ATGAAAATTGTCATCTTGTCACGCAAAAGCAGCCTCTATTCCACCAGCGCACTAGTTGAAGCCGGAATCAAAGCGGGACATGAAATCGAGGTAATCAATCCCCTTCGGTGTTATATGAATATTACGTCGCACAACCCAAGCATCCACTACAAAGGGAAACGGGTTGAAGGCGTTGATGCCGTCATTCCACGCATTGGGGCTTCGATCACATTTTTCGGCACCGCCGTTGTCCGCCAATTCGAAATGATGGATGTTTACAGTGTCAATGAATCCATCGCCATCACCAGATCCAGAGACAAACTGCGCAGCCTGCAACTGCTTTCACGCAAAGGCATTGGCCTGCCCGTCACCGGATTTGCCAGCTCCACAAAATTCACCGGGGACCTCATCGACATGGTCGGAGGCGCTCCCCTTGTAGTCAAGCTGATCGAGGGAACCCAGGGGATCGGAGTCGTACTGGCGGAGAACCGTCAGGCCGCCGAGAGCGTCATTCAGGCATTCCAGGGACTCAAGGCCAATATTCTTGTGCAGGAATACATCAACGAGTCCAAGGGCTCGGACATTCGCTGCTTCGTGGTCGGCGGCAAGGTGGTCGCCTCCATGAAGCGCACTGCGGCCGGTGATGAATTCCGCTCCAACATCCACCGCGGCGGCTCGGCGATTCCTGTAAAAATCACCCCGGAGGAGCGCTCCACCGCTGTTCGGGCTGCCAAGATCATGGGCCTTAACATCTGTGGCGTGGACCTTCTGCGCTCCAATCACGGCCCGGTAGTCATGGAAGTGAACTCCTCTCCCGGCCTCGAAGGCATCGAAAAGGCAACGGGCATCGATATCGCTGCCAAAATCATAACCTTCATCGAAAAAAACGCCAAACCCGGAAAGACCAAAACACGCGGAAAAGGTTAG
- a CDS encoding ATP-dependent zinc protease family protein, which produces MKIKEPKMIIGWREWLALPDLAVPAIKAKVDTGAKTSALHAFDISPFEEDGMQFVSFNIHPLQGNDDIEIPCKAPLVDRRKVMNSGGQSQKRYVIATTLQIAGRSWPIELTLTNRDEMKFRMLLGRNAMSGRLIVDPHLSMQAGAKHGARIYEKAIREGSIK; this is translated from the coding sequence TTGAAGATAAAAGAACCCAAAATGATCATTGGATGGCGGGAATGGCTTGCTCTGCCGGATCTCGCTGTTCCGGCCATCAAGGCAAAGGTGGACACCGGAGCCAAGACCTCGGCGCTCCATGCTTTTGACATCTCTCCGTTCGAAGAAGACGGCATGCAATTCGTCTCTTTCAACATCCACCCATTGCAGGGAAACGATGATATCGAAATCCCCTGCAAGGCGCCTCTCGTTGACCGCAGAAAAGTGATGAATTCAGGTGGACAAAGCCAGAAACGGTATGTCATAGCGACCACTCTTCAAATAGCTGGCCGGTCCTGGCCAATCGAGTTGACTCTCACCAATCGTGATGAAATGAAATTCAGAATGTTATTAGGAAGAAATGCCATGTCCGGGCGACTGATTGTCGACCCTCATCTGTCTATGCAGGCGGGCGCGAAACATGGAGCAAGAATATACGAAAAGGCCATCAGAGAAGGGAGCATCAAATGA